The DNA region TTACAAAATACACAAGGAAAAAACTTAAAGCACAGTAAGGCCATGCAGTTAACTAATAAACATGCCATAAATTTTGTGTGAAAGGACTAATACGTTTCCTTGATGTTAAGGTTTAGATGTTAGTTTGAAAAAGTACTTGTATCTTGATTATCTTACTTGTGGCACATAAATTAATGGTTCATTAAGATTTATTATGATTTCAAACTTTGTTAGGTGAAACAAGTTATCCGTTAAAatttatgacattatgatttATAACTCATACTAACTTTTTAATGTGACAACCCATTACAATTGTTACAGCACAACATTAAATATCTCAAATTAATTCCCAGATTTACTAAAGACAAGCACATTGACTTGAACAGTTGAACCATGTTAGTATTACTAAAGTTGGCTTGTACTCGTATATTcatcaaattagtgaatttataGCGCGGTTATAAAGACATCACTTTCTGTAAATTTAGTTGAAATAAAATAGATAACTATTAGTTTTGAAAGTAGattaaatcacaaaaaaatGTAATATAATTACAGTTTGGAAATATGAGTTCACATACACTAATAGTTGATTATCATGAAGTTAAATAGATTTGCAACCTTAATTATAAGATTTAGGAATATTAAACATGTAGTCACATAATGCAGCTATGAATAAGGTCAACTATGTATGAACGactagaagaaaaagaagattaaaaaaaaaattgatagtaGAACTTGGCGGAGAATATTGTCCAAGAAGATAAACTTCCAGGGACTGATTAGACAATTTGGcattggattttatttctttttcttcctcctcttcttcttttttcaagttGTTAATCATTTATTAAAAATCTCGCAGTAGATATATACTATAAATACTAGCTTGGCAATTCTtaatttgaaattcaaattcCTTGATTTGTACTATTGATTTAAGAGTAGGGagaacataaaattcaaaatgtGATAAACGaggtgttttatttttatattttgcattAATTGTGTAGCACAAAGAGTATTTGAGCAAAGTTTATGTCATTATATTTTGACCATCCAATTAATAAGGCCACAAGCCCACAATGGCAAATTTTGAACATGAtagaattttcatttttattaatctaGTTACGAGTGTATTATCTCATATCACACGGATTATTCGTATTACAAATCAAAACTAAGAGAAAGGTTCACTGAAACTTTCTTAAATTAACATACAAATACTAATTTATAATGGTTTGTGAGcattaaaatgaagttcatagACGGAAAGCCAAAAACTTTTTACTGCCAACTGTTTCTATTTACTATCCTCTTACAAAATCACTGTGTGGCTTTTGGTCTGCaagtaatttttgaaatttactTTATTGTCTTATATGTGTGATTGTGTGTGCGTATAATTATTGTAGCAGGCATGTTCCGACATATTTATaatatcaattttaaaaatggACCTCCTCTGCAGGGTTGAGTTTAAAGTTATAAGCCAATGATTATACGAGGGAATGGAGAAACTTCCTTccactttcattattttcactGTGATGTGAATTCTTTTCATTTGTGATGTgaattcttttcatttttctcagctctacttttccctttttttcaatGTAATAATCCTCACCTAGGAACCAAATTTCCTCAACTCCAATaccaaattcttcaaaatattttctccgAGAATTATTCGTACattggaaatttgaaatagTGGGGGATAGGTTCTGACACTGTCTGAGATATAAGGACCATATGTGCAATTGGTAAATGGCAAACCTGTCAAAGGCACGTGCATATTTACTTTACTtgtttatattttgttgttAGTATTTCTcttcatacaattttttttggttagaTTTTTCTTCATTCAAGTTACTACTATAGTTCTTTTGTTCATTACTATCTTTGGATCTAGAAGTCATTTTACTTTCAGTATTACGAATTTTAGATGCTGCACAACCAAGAAGATGATACGTTATGGACATAAAGTAAAGGCCAACAGTATCAAGATCTATGTTTAAAATCAATTCGagtctcaaaataaaaaaaatggaacagAAAGTTTGTGTATATCTTCACGAAAGGGGACATAATCAAATACTGAAGACCGCttacaattaaaatgaatgACGAAAAGACTGAGAAAAGTACTTCAAACATGAGAATGAACTAGTACTAAAATTGAAGCCTACCAattggtaaaaaataattatgtCACAGTCAAAAAATGGCAATCGCGACAACACGATCTACTGCCATGTACATGAGATCTAGGAACTCCTATGGTTAAAAgggatttttaaaataataaaaggtaAGCTACAGCTCTGAGTTCTGCTCTTGCTCATTTTTTGAAGAAGATAGTATAAGTTTACATGATACAAAGTTGAACTCACCTACTGAAAAGATCTGAAAGTGTTCGTTTTCCTGCTTTTGGTTTACTCTTCTCATCCGAAGCCAACTTACCCCCCTGCATATCCCGTTTTCTGCTATTTAACGACTCACTCTTTTCCTCGTTCTGCTCTTGTGTGGAATCAAGCTTCTCTTTCGAATTGTGCTGCTTGGTAGTCACCCCATTGTCAACATTGTGTAAAAGCTTCAAATGGTCTTCCTGAATCTGCTGATATTTATCACCTCCCTTCCGCTCTTTTTTGTGACGTGGCATTTGATGCTGCTTCACCTTTTCAAGTACCATTCTTGTTTCATTCTGAGGCAACTCACCATGCTCgcccttatttttcttcttaGTTACAGCATCCCTGACATCCAGTTTCTGACGAAGAGATTCTTTATCATGCTTCTCAACAGCCTCCTCCTTGGGTTGCTTGGCAATAACCGACTTCCGCTTCTCATCTCTATAGTGTTTAATTTCATAACTTACATTGGGCTGATTATCATCTTCACACATgaacttccttttcttgaacTCCACATTTCCACCGATATTCTCCTCCGTGGCATCTTTACTCAATTGAGCGTCAACTTTAACCAGGGTATGTTTGATCACTTTACTACCTGGAATGACCCCAGGAGCTATAGCATCAAGGATGACTTTGCCAAGAACGAACCTTGTCTCACGTGTTTGTCCTTTCCCTAGCAGAGTATAATCTATCTCAAAACTATTCCTTCTGGCTTTGAGAGATCTAACATCTTCTATCAGAGCGTCAAAAATTACTTTAACGCCCTTCCCCATATTCTTAGATACAAACACCTGAATATAAAATATCTCATTAAATAGTCAATCAATGTCTAAAATAGTAATAGAGCATTCACCACTACAGGCTTAAAAAACAATGAACAGTCCACCAAGATGTTGACAATTTTTAGATGCTGCTTGTCGTTCTACTTTATGTAGAGCATGAAGAAGAATCATGACTAAATACAGATACTGTTGGCACTTGGCAGAGGCAGGAGCTTCTGCTAAATCACCATCTCTTTAATGTAAAAGCTGAGGTAATTTCTCAATGAATATAATGACCTTTTAGATGGAGAGAGAGCGTTAATTTTATTCCAAGTGCAACCAGTCTGAAGTTCCTAGAAAAGTTAAATGAAAGGCATGCGTTGAAAATGTAACCAGATAAAGAACACTCTTCCACAAGGGTGGGATATATGCGGCCCTCTTAATCGCAGGAAACCCATTTACTTTACTTCAGAGCCAAAATCTATAGAAAACCGCAGGATAATCTGCTTCAGAGCCTATGTAAGCAGCAGGCGGTTTATATGCGCTCTTTTCAGTGCTACGCACCAGCTTCAAAGAGGTTATAAACGTCTTGATCTCAAGGTATAAACAAATTAGGTATTGTATGGAAAATAAGGCAAACTGTTTCGACTTTATCTCCGGGGAAGTCGTCCAACCAGCCCACCTGCAGATCTGCAATCTGCGATCCTACCATTACATTAGGACCAGATGTAATATGCAGTAGCAAGCACTCAAGAGTGCGGCCTCGTGGTCAATTAAGTGGGAGCAGAAAAATGAGGTCTCAGGTTTAAATCTCCTCGGAGGCCAAAgaactaggtgatttctttccatcTGTGTAAGCCTTGGTGGGCGCCTGGGCACAAGCTGGTCCACACACCACCGTCATAAAAAAAGGATTACTAAAGAGATTTCACCAAGCAATTATAACTCAATAAGTTTCAAGTCATTCTGTCCATCATACTCTGCTCATAAGTAAAAACTACCCGAAAATCTTCTTTCAGAAACTCTGACTAGCTAATTCTCCGTCCTGTTTTACATGACATGGTCCACTTTTAAGAGGAAAATGGACTAGTCATAAGTTATCATATGTCAACAAAAAATTCTGAGATCAGACATTGCATGGCAGATACTGCGACTTGTTTTGTCTTTATGTCTGAGGAAGACGTCCAACTACCACATCTCCAGATTCTGCAATCTGGGATTCGTACCATTACAACATGACCAAGTGTGATATGGACTAACAAAAAGATTTCACCAACAAAATTATAACTCAATTAGTCATTCTGTGCATCATACGAAGCTTACAAGTAGAAACAAATAGAAAATGTTCTTACTTAAACAATGGAACTCCTATAATTAGCTAATTCTTTCTGTCCGGTTTAATAAACCACTGTCCACTTTTCAGAGGAAATGTGCTGGTTTTATGTTATAAAAGCTCACTTAAATTTTGAGGTTACAATTTGATTAAATCAATTGTTTAGTATTATTCAGAAAAATGACTAAATCAGTGCCCACTTTCAGATGAAAAATGGTCAATTTGACTCACAGGTGGAAAAAGTAGCATTCAAATGGACATACTATTTTTTCACATTACTCCAGTATTAAGCGTGACAGGGGTACAGAACATATACATTGGGTGCTCAATAAAGTCATAacaaaatagccatatgagTTAACAAATTGCCTCAAAGTCGATCTAGAAACCGAAGTAGGTTTACTTACCAAACCAGAGCATGGGGAACCTGGGAACTTGGACATTGCTTCCTGGAGGCTGTCCTTATGGGTCAAAATGTCTATAGAATTTTGCACTAGCACTGCCAGATCTGTAACTCTTTCCACAAGCTCATCATCTGATATGGAGCCTTGAGAATCTGAAATTTCAGGTGCATAAATACCTGCAGCATCTGAATTTCTTGTAGCAAACGTAGCACcttccttccaatttccatGGTACAACACAGAAGCAAAAGTCAGGACGACAAATGCCTCTTGAGGATCAGTGATTAGTGCCAGATGAAACGCCAAGACTGCAACCCTGCTCATATACATCaatcaaaaggaaaaatattgtCAAGAATCCTAGCCACTAGAAGCCAATTGCTCAACACTAGCTTAAGCCTGAATCATCCAATAGACTTTCAAAAGGTGATAACACCAGTGATCTGAGAAACAGTACACCAGTTTGATTGCAGAAATCCTGATTATGACTTATGAGCTGCTATGCTGATACTGAACTGTTAACATAACTCCCCACGTTTCATACGGCTGAATATAGTCAAAATGCACTATAGAACCATGAAATACTCCAAGCTCAAAATTGCAATCAACCAATGCATAATAATGACCATGCTATTTATTGAGAGTGGTAACAAAAACAATAATGACCATGCTATTCCTTCCCTCTGTTTAAACTACCATCATACTCCCTACAGTGTTGAACATACACGAAAAGATTCTTCAACACTTGGGATGTCCAAAATGCTCCTAAATTTCaatttaaaagcaaaattctGAATGCAGGAACAGAGTAGAAGTACAAATCTAAGCTGCATAAGAAAGGTTCCTATCGCTAAGTAATGGAGCCTATTCATAGTGATGatcccaacttaggcttttgaTATCAGGAAGAGGCAGCACGATGTGCCATAGAGATGGTCCAGAATGTGAACACAAAGTATAAAGACAAAATGAGGATAGCTTGATTTCTGTTCCCAATGCTGCGTCTTCTTTCCTATGGATTTACTTGTTGAACTGGCATGAACTACTTTAGGTTATCCCACACGCAACTGTCGACATTTCTGAAGAGTCCGAGACTCTTCATATCTTGGGACCAAAGAGAAAGAATAGTTCTCCTACAGAGCTATTAGGTATGATGATCGAACAAGATAGGTTAGAAACCCAATAGTTTAGGTACAAAACTCACAAAAAGGTGATAGTTTAGGGGGTTTTAACTGATTTACTCAAATAATAAAGTTTTGAAACAGAGAAGTCCAGAACCATTGGAAAACAACTCATATATGAATACAGCTCTCAAAGTGACAGTAAACACTATGAGAAATAATAGCCAAAGACGAAGACCATCTCTTTAGGAAGAACGTGACATGCAAGGAAATGATATAACATTAATGACTAAAACACAAAATCCTGCTGAGCTATCAAGAATCCAGTAACCATATTTTTGAAAGAGATGTcgaataaaatggaaaaaattcaactcatacGAGAGAGCTGCTGCAGTATAAAGATTATAGGTGATTGCAGTAATTGTTTGAAGGGTGAACAAAAACACCcatctaaaaagaaaagaaccaaAAATATCAGTTAACAAGGTCAGATGTGATACTTAGTTCAATAATATATCAACTTGCACAAACCATCTACCACCAATGGCTAGAAATTAAATCAACTTACCACAAACTATCATGAGAAGGTCTACCACAGGTGACTAATTGATCCAAACTGGAAAACAGTTTCTGCAAAATGTTCAGACCAATAAATTTAATGCGTGAAACACTAGTGAAATTCAACAAAACATGCATAAGGCGAAAAGACAAATATGCCCAGATACAAGTGCGTGCATGTGCTCACATATGTGATATGTGGGAAATAAACTAGATTTCAGGAGGACGCATAGAAGCAAGAAGTCTACAGAGAATATGTAGACAAACATAGGAAGAGTTGACATCAAATAAGTGAGGAAGCGCATAGAAGGAATTATACAAATTTATGGAGTAAAAAAGAATACAAGATAGGAAGATATACCATCAGCATAACAGAACTTTCACTCAACTGTTTGTTATACTGTTGAGCAAGGTGTGCTGCCTGTAAAATGACACATTTACTCAAGTATAAGCAACTGTCCTGAACCAAAAAAAACATGGAACTCACATCAAaccaaaatgaaatgaaacaatATGGCATACATGAAATGGAAGCAGCATGCCAAGGATGTTGTATCTCTGAAGTAAAGAAAGAGAAGGCTCTGCAGCTCCATAAGACAGCATATAGTTGACTTCCATCATTAGTCTAGACTGCACAAGAAAAAATTAAGGCCATGCAGGAAAAAATATTAACCAAGAAGCAGATATATAGAAAGATTCCATTGTGGTTCGGAACTTTTTTTAGCATCAGGGATGTCAAGCAATGAGAAGAAGGTATAAGAGTATAGAGAAAGCTAAACAATAGGAGGGTTAAAAGAACAAACAGAAGTAAATAAGTTAACAATGGTTTTCATAGAATTCATTGTTCATACCTTGTCCAAACTCATTATGGACGACGAGAGTTTGTGCATAGCAATTTCAATCTCCTCTGAAAAGGACAACTTAAGGCGAGCAGCCAGTCTCAAGCCGCGCAAGATCCTTGCTGAGGACAAAGAAAATCCAGGATCAGTTCCATCAAAAATTAAGAAAGGAAGGCATTGGGGTAAATTCATATGActtgtcttttatttttcaattcaacAGCCCTACGACCTCTTCCCCAACTTTTAGAAATGCATACTCTTACTAGTAAACCTCTGAAAACACTTTTCGCGTTCGCCTGACATAAAGAATGACGTTCAGTTGGTTCACGATAGATGTAGTGGATGGGATAGTG from Lycium ferocissimum isolate CSIRO_LF1 chromosome 2, AGI_CSIRO_Lferr_CH_V1, whole genome shotgun sequence includes:
- the LOC132039719 gene encoding uncharacterized protein LOC132039719 isoform X2 gives rise to the protein MAALAQQTKGNSLLSRFKAFLAFQKFNHNTYSKNRLRQQHPANMGSGSVVETGEIDFSKWRKLNSRDFGITSSMIPASASIVLKVLQSGGFEAYLVGGCVRDLILNRIPKDFDVITTARLPQIKRHFHRAVIVGRRFPICRVHVHGSIVEVSSFDTVAKQTGKREEHFVPKMPRGFHKKDFILWKNSMHRDFTVNSLFFDPSVNTIYDYADAIVDLKSLQLRTLVPAHLSFKEDCARILRGLRLAARLKLSFSEEIEIAMHKLSSSIMSLDKSRLMMEVNYMLSYGAAEPSLSLLQRYNILGMLLPFHAAHLAQQYNKQLSESSVMLMKLFSSLDQLVTCGRPSHDSLWVAVLAFHLALITDPQEAFVVLTFASVLYHGNWKEGATFATRNSDAAGIYAPEISDSQGSISDDELVERVTDLAVLVQNSIDILTHKDSLQEAMSKFPGSPCSGLVFVSKNMGKGVKVIFDALIEDVRSLKARRNSFEIDYTLLGKGQTRETRFVLGKVILDAIAPGVIPGSKVIKHTLVKVDAQLSKDATEENIGGNVEFKKRKFMCEDDNQPNVSYEIKHYRDEKRKSVIAKQPKEEAVEKHDKESLRQKLDVRDAVTKKKNKGEHGELPQNETRMVLEKVKQHQMPRHKKERKGGDKYQQIQEDHLKLLHNVDNGVTTKQHNSKEKLDSTQEQNEEKSESLNSRKRDMQGGKLASDEKSKPKAGKRTLSDLFSR
- the LOC132039719 gene encoding uncharacterized protein LOC132039719 isoform X3 — protein: MSQSCLVSIIVGRRFPICRVHVHGSIVEVSSFDTVAKQTGKREEHFVPKMPRGFHKKDFILWKNSMHRDFTVNSLFFDPSVNTIYDYADAIVDLKSLQLRTLVPAHLSFKEDCARILRGLRLAARLKLSFSEEIEIAMHKLSSSIMSLDKSRLMMEVNYMLSYGAAEPSLSLLQRYNILGMLLPFHAAHLAQQYNKQLSESSVMLMKLFSSLDQLVTCGRPSHDSLWVAVLAFHLALITDPQEAFVVLTFASVLYHGNWKEGATFATRNSDAAGIYAPEISDSQGSISDDELVERVTDLAVLVQNSIDILTHKDSLQEAMSKFPGSPCSGLVFVSKNMGKGVKVIFDALIEDVRSLKARRNSFEIDYTLLGKGQTRETRFVLGKVILDAIAPGVIPGSKVIKHTLVKVDAQLSKDATEENIGGNVEFKKRKFMCEDDNQPNVSYEIKHYRDEKRKSVIAKQPKEEAVEKHDKESLRQKLDVRDAVTKKKNKGEHGELPQNETRMVLEKVKQHQMPRHKKERKGGDKYQQIQEDHLKLLHNVDNGVTTKQHNSKEKLDSTQEQNEEKSESLNSRKRDMQGGKLASDEKSKPKAGKRTLSDLFSR